Proteins encoded in a region of the Raphanus sativus cultivar WK10039 chromosome 8, ASM80110v3, whole genome shotgun sequence genome:
- the LOC108821442 gene encoding vicilin-like seed storage protein At4g36700, producing the protein MIRFTVLSLFLLLLCTDSSAKSAKFDEPDKSDENDDVATVPSCCGFSAPLLIKKDQWQPIFSTQFGQISTVQIGDGCGGMGPYKIHSITLEPNALLLPLLLHSDMVFFVDSGSGILNWVEAEATSTEIRLGDVYRLRPGTVFYLQSKPVDIFLGTKLRIYAIFPNSQECLHDPCFGAYSSVTDLLFGFDETILKSAFGVPEEIIGLMRNRTQPPLIVHDMLTTPGVANTNTWPLQTRLLKIFSGSADSVENKKKEKEEKEKGKEKEKEKKDKKEKKDKKEKTKKAKTFNVFESQPDFQSPNGQTITINRKDLKVLQGSMVGVSMVNLTRGSMMAPHWNPWACEISIVLRGSGMVRVLRNSISRSSSECKNKRFKVEEGDIFAVPRLHPMAQMSFLNDPLVFVGFTTSAKNNEPQFLAGKNSALRSLDREVLAATFNVSNFMIAGLLEAQEEAVVLGCPACAEGELEKLKQEQEEKKPWPPQQPPQPFQPQPPGEKPPQPFQPQPPQGEPQKPPQGEAQGPQKPFQPQPEQGEPQGPQASMETKMRDEERKREQEEAKKDEEERWRQEEKLWPSQPQWEV; encoded by the exons ATGATTAGGTTTACGGTTTTATCACTCTTTCTCTTATTGCTTTGCACTGATTCATCGGCTAAGTCAGCTAAGTTTGATGAGCCTGATAAGTCGGACGAAAACGACGATGTCGCCACTGTACCGTCATGTTGTGGGTTTTCAGCGCCTCTTCTGATCAAGAAAGATCAATGGCAACCAATCTTCTCGACCCAGTTTGGACAGATCTCAACCGTTCAAATAGGCGATGGATGCGGTGGGATGGGGCCTTACAAAATACATTCCATAACGCTAGAACCAAACGCGCTTTTgctccctcttcttcttcattcagACATGGTCTTCTTTGTCGACTCTG GAAGTGGGATTCTGAATTGGGTCGAGGCGGAAGCGACAAGTACTGAGATAAGACTAGGGGATGTTTACAGGCTACGTCCCGGTACAGTTTTCTACTTACAGAGCAAACCGGTGGATATCTTCCTTGGAACCAAACTTAGGATTTACGCTATCTTTCCAAACTCCCAAGAATGTTTACAT GATCCCTGCTTTGGTGCGTATTCAAGTGTCACAGATCTCTTATTTGGTTTTGATGAGACAATTCTCAAATCAGCTTTTGGG GTTCCTGAGGAGATTATAGGGCTGATGAGGAACCGTACGCAGCCACCATTGATCGTGCATGATATGCTGACCACACCTGGTGTGGCCAACACCAACACATGGCCGCTCCAAACGCGATTACTCAAAATATTTTCTGGAAGTGCGGACTCGGTggagaacaagaagaaggagaaggaggagaaggagaaggggaaggagaaggagaaggagaagaaagacaaaaaggagaagaaagacAAAAAGGAGAAGACAAAGAAGGCTAAGACATTCAACGTATTCGAATCCCAACCAGATTTCCAGAGCCCTAACGGTCAAACCATAACCATTAACAGGAAAGATCTTAAAGTATTACAAGGCTCAATGGTTGGAGTTTCCATGGTGAATCTAACCCGGGGATCAATGATGGCACCACACTGGAACCCATGGGCTTGCGAGATATCCATTGTGCTGAGAGGATCAGGAATGGTTAGGGTGCTTAGGAATTCCATTTCAAGATCATCATCAGAGTGTAAGAACAAGAGGTTTAAGGTAGAGGAAGGAGATATTTTCGCTGTTCCACGGTTACATCCAATGGCTCAAATGTCTTTCCTTAATGACCCGTTGGTGTTTGTTGGGTTCACTACTTCGGCTAAGAATAACGAGCCGCAGTTCTTGGCTGGTAAGAACTCGGCTCTGCGGTCGCTTGATCGGGAGGTATTGGCTGCGACGTTTAATGTGAGTAATTTTATGATTGCTGGATTGTTGGAAGCTCAGGAGGAAGCAGTTGTGTTGGGATGTCCTGCTTGTGCGGAAGGAGAGTTGGAGAAGCTTAagcaagaacaagaagaaaagaagcCGTGGCCGCCTCAGCAACCACCACAACCGTTCCAACCGCAGCCACCGGGAGAAAAACCACCACAACCGTTCCAACCGCAGCCTCCGCAAGGAGAACCACAAAAACCACCGCAAGGAGAAGCACAAGGACCACAAAAACCATTCCAGCCGCAGCCAGAGCAAGGAGAACCACAAGGACCGCAAGCATCCATGGAGACGAAGatgagagatgaagagaggaaaagagagcaagaagagGCGAAAAAGGATGAGGAAGAGAGATGGAGACAAGAAGAGAAGTTGTGGCCGTCTCAGCCTCAGTGGGAAGTCTGA
- the LOC108822918 gene encoding splicing factor U2af large subunit A isoform X1 — MSEFENHEGNGTAVSGGFEADDNVGRGGEIEDQSDSKYQRETRDDERESSRSKDREREKGSVDRSRDRDADRRSKERSSRDRDVRERHHRSSRHRDRSRERGERRERGSRDRDDDYRRGSRDRDYDRRRDDRGDRRRHRSRSRSKDRSTRRRSRSRSPSKTKRVSGFDMAPPASAMLAAGAVTGQVPPPPPTLPPAGMFPNIFPLQTGQAFGGLPMMPIQAMTQQATRHARRVYVGGLSAVANEQSVATFFSQVMAAVGGNTAGPGDAVVNVYINHEKKFAFVEMRSVEEASNAMSLDGIIFEGAPVKVRRPSDYNPSLAASLGPSQPSPHLNLAAVGLTPGASGGLEGPDRIFVGGLPYYFTEAQVRELLESFGALKGFDLVKDRETGNSKGYAFCVYQEVAVTDIACAALNGIKMGDKTLTVRRANQGAMQPKPEQESVLLHAQQQIAFQMNMFQPGPAATTVVCLTQVVAEDELKDDEEYEDIMEDMRQEGGKFGNLTSVVIPRPSPSGEPVPGLGKVFLKYVDTEGSSRARSGMNGRKFGGNEVVAVFYPEDKFDQGEYGA; from the exons ATGTCTGAATTCGAAAATCACGAGGGAAACGGGACAGCTGTTTCCGGCGGCTTCGAGGCCGATGATAACGTTGGCCGCGGCGGCGAAATCGAGGACCAATCAGACTCCAAATATCAG AGAGAAACACGTGACGATGAAAGAGAGTCGTCAAGAAGTaaagatagagaaagagagaagggaTCTGTTGATCGAAGCAGAGACAGAGATgctgacagaagaagcaaggagAGAAGTAGTAGAGACAGAGACGTCCGTGAGCGTCACCACAGAAGCAGTCGCCACAGGGATCGTAGTAGAGAACGCGGCGAAAGAAGAGAACGTGGTAGTAGAGACCGCGATGATGACTACCGCAGAGGCAGCCGTGACCGTGACTATGATAG GCGTAGAGATGATAGAGGAGACAGACGCCGTCATAGGTCTCGTTCTCGTTCCAAGGATAGATCTACTAGGCGCAGATCAAGGTCTCGATCTCCATCTAAAAC CAAGCGGGTCAGTGGGTTCGATATGGCACCTCCAGCCTCTGCAATGTTAGCTGCTGGTGCTGTTAcag GCCAAGTTCCTCCCCCACCACCTACTCTTCCTCCGGCTGGAATGTTCCCCAACATATTTCCCTTACAGACTGGGCAG GCATTTGGTGGACTCCCTATGATGCCAATTCAGGCTATGACACAGCAG GCAACTAGGCATGCTCGCAGAGTGTACGTTGGTGGGCTTTCCGCTGTGGCAAATGAACAG TCTGTGGCTACGTTCTTTAGTCAAGTTATGGCTGCTGTTGGTGGAAACACCGCTGGTCCAGGTGATGCCGTCGTTAATGTTTACATAAACCACGAGAAGAAGTTTGCTTTCGTGGAGATGCGATCCGTTGAAGAGGCTAGTAACGCTATGTCTTTGGATGGGATCATATTCGAG GGAGCTCCAGTGAAGGTGAGGAGACCTAGTGACTATAACCCATCTCTAGCTGCATCTCTTGGTCCAAGCCAGCCCAGTCCCCATCTAAACTTAGCTGCTGTTGGTCTGACTCCAGGTGCTTCCGGCGGGCTCGAAGGTCCTGACCGTATCTTCGTCGGCGGACTTCCGTATTACTTCACCGAGGCACAAGTCAGGGAGCTGCTGGAAAGCTTTGGAGCCTTAAAGGGGTTTGACCTCGTAAAAGATAGAGAAACTGGGAACTCCAAAGGATACGCCTTTTGTGTGTACCAAGAAGTCGCCGTTACGGATATCGCGTGCGCTGCTCTGAACGGTATAAAGATGGGAGACAAGACTCTCACCGTGAGACGTGCTAACCAGGGAGCAATGCAGCCGAAACCTGAACAAGAGAGTGTGTTGTTGCATGCACAGCAGCAGATTGCTTTTCAG ATGAATATGTTCCAGCCGGGTCCAGCGGCGACAACGGTTGTGTGTTTGACTCAAGTTGTTGCTGAGGATGAGCTTAAAGACGATGAGGAGTATGAAGATATAATGGAAGACATGAGACAAGAAGGGGGAAAGTTTG GTAACTTGACCAGCGTTGTGATTCCGCGTCCCAGCCCCAGCGGTGAGCCAGTGCCAGGCCTTGGCAAG GTGTTCTTGAAGTATGTTGATACTGAAGGTTCGTCGAGGGCGAGAAGCGGGATGAATGGTAGGAAGTTTGGAGGGAATGAAGTGGTTGCTGTGTTCTATCCAGAAGACAAGTTTGATCAGGGAGAGTATGGAGCCTGA
- the LOC108822918 gene encoding splicing factor U2af large subunit A isoform X2, translating into MGQVPPPPPTLPPAGMFPNIFPLQTGQAFGGLPMMPIQAMTQQATRHARRVYVGGLSAVANEQSVATFFSQVMAAVGGNTAGPGDAVVNVYINHEKKFAFVEMRSVEEASNAMSLDGIIFEGAPVKVRRPSDYNPSLAASLGPSQPSPHLNLAAVGLTPGASGGLEGPDRIFVGGLPYYFTEAQVRELLESFGALKGFDLVKDRETGNSKGYAFCVYQEVAVTDIACAALNGIKMGDKTLTVRRANQGAMQPKPEQESVLLHAQQQIAFQMNMFQPGPAATTVVCLTQVVAEDELKDDEEYEDIMEDMRQEGGKFGNLTSVVIPRPSPSGEPVPGLGKVFLKYVDTEGSSRARSGMNGRKFGGNEVVAVFYPEDKFDQGEYGA; encoded by the exons ATGG GCCAAGTTCCTCCCCCACCACCTACTCTTCCTCCGGCTGGAATGTTCCCCAACATATTTCCCTTACAGACTGGGCAG GCATTTGGTGGACTCCCTATGATGCCAATTCAGGCTATGACACAGCAG GCAACTAGGCATGCTCGCAGAGTGTACGTTGGTGGGCTTTCCGCTGTGGCAAATGAACAG TCTGTGGCTACGTTCTTTAGTCAAGTTATGGCTGCTGTTGGTGGAAACACCGCTGGTCCAGGTGATGCCGTCGTTAATGTTTACATAAACCACGAGAAGAAGTTTGCTTTCGTGGAGATGCGATCCGTTGAAGAGGCTAGTAACGCTATGTCTTTGGATGGGATCATATTCGAG GGAGCTCCAGTGAAGGTGAGGAGACCTAGTGACTATAACCCATCTCTAGCTGCATCTCTTGGTCCAAGCCAGCCCAGTCCCCATCTAAACTTAGCTGCTGTTGGTCTGACTCCAGGTGCTTCCGGCGGGCTCGAAGGTCCTGACCGTATCTTCGTCGGCGGACTTCCGTATTACTTCACCGAGGCACAAGTCAGGGAGCTGCTGGAAAGCTTTGGAGCCTTAAAGGGGTTTGACCTCGTAAAAGATAGAGAAACTGGGAACTCCAAAGGATACGCCTTTTGTGTGTACCAAGAAGTCGCCGTTACGGATATCGCGTGCGCTGCTCTGAACGGTATAAAGATGGGAGACAAGACTCTCACCGTGAGACGTGCTAACCAGGGAGCAATGCAGCCGAAACCTGAACAAGAGAGTGTGTTGTTGCATGCACAGCAGCAGATTGCTTTTCAG ATGAATATGTTCCAGCCGGGTCCAGCGGCGACAACGGTTGTGTGTTTGACTCAAGTTGTTGCTGAGGATGAGCTTAAAGACGATGAGGAGTATGAAGATATAATGGAAGACATGAGACAAGAAGGGGGAAAGTTTG GTAACTTGACCAGCGTTGTGATTCCGCGTCCCAGCCCCAGCGGTGAGCCAGTGCCAGGCCTTGGCAAG GTGTTCTTGAAGTATGTTGATACTGAAGGTTCGTCGAGGGCGAGAAGCGGGATGAATGGTAGGAAGTTTGGAGGGAATGAAGTGGTTGCTGTGTTCTATCCAGAAGACAAGTTTGATCAGGGAGAGTATGGAGCCTGA
- the LOC108818959 gene encoding pentatricopeptide repeat-containing protein At4g36680, mitochondrial, which yields MAASRLSLRHIRRFTTSAGDTAAAVESTTKISASKAKSILRKQHDPDKALEIYSNVSNHSASPVSSRYAQELTVRRLAKCNRFTDIEALIESHKDDPRVKEEPFYSTLIRSYGRASMLDHAVKAFEEMGRHETPRTAVSFNALLTACLNSGKFEKVPQLFDEMPQRYSTIVPDRVSYGILIKSYCDAGSPEKAIEIMREMEGKRNMEVTTIAFTTILGSLYKNGKVELAESLWSEMVKKGIEIDSAAYNVRLMSAQKEGPERVWELIEEMSVKGLKPDTISYNYLMTAYCEKGMLDEAKKVFEGLKRNRCAPNAATFRTLVFHLCDSGLYEQGYAVFKKSVGMNKIPDFNTLQHLAVGLVRNKKVNDAKGLIRTVKKKFPPSFLSAWKKLEEELGLDTKTDASSTPA from the coding sequence ATGGCTGCATCTCGTCTCTCCCTCCGCCACATCCGCCGCTTCACCACATCCGCCGGAGATACCGCCGCCGCCGTAGAGTCCACCACCAAGATCTCCGCCTCCAAAGCCAAGAGCATCCTCCGCAAACAACACGACCCGGACAAAGCCCTCGAGATCTACTCAAACGTCTCCAACCACTCCGCCTCCCCGGTCTCCTCCCGCTACGCCCAGGAGCTCACCGTCCGCCGCCTCGCGAAATGCAACCGTTTCACCGACATCGAAGCCCTGATCGAGTCCCACAAGGACGACCCGAGAGTAAAGGAGGAGCCTTTCTACTCCACGCTCATCAGATCCTACGGCCGTGCCTCCATGCTCGACCACGCCGTCAAGGCTTTCGAGGAGATGGGTCGGCACGAGACGCCGAGGACAGCTGTCTCCTTCAACGCCTTGCTCACCGCTTGTCTTAACTCCGGGAAGTTTGAGAAAGTCCCCCAgctgttcgacgaaatgcctcAGAGGTATAGCACCATCGTCCCCGATAGAGTCTCTTATGGTATATTGATTAAGTCTTACTGTGACGCTGGTTCGCCTGAGAAAGCGATTGAGATCATGAGAGAGATGGAAGGTAAACGAAACATGGAGGTTACCACGATTGCCTTCACTACGATCTTAGGTTCTTTGTATAAGAATGGTAAGGTTGAGTTAGCAGAGAGCTTGTGGAGCGAGATGGTGAAGAAAGGCATTGAGATTGATAGTGCAGCGTACAATGTTCGTTTGATGAGTGCTCAGAAGGAAGGTCCCGAGAGAGTTTGGGAGTTGATCGAGGAGATGAGTGTTAAGGGGTTGAAGCCTGATACGATTAGTTACAACTATCTCATGACGGCGTATTGCGAAAAGGGGATGTTGGATGAGGCTAAGAAAGTGTTCGAAGGGCTTAAGAGGAACAGGTGTGCTCCTAACGCTGCTACGTTTAGGACGTTGGTGTTTCATCTTTGTGACAGTGGGTTGTATGAGCAAGGGTATGCGGTTTTTAAGAAGAGTGTGGGTATGAACAAGATTCCGGATTTTAATACTTTGCAGCATTTGGCTGTTGGGTTGGTGAGGAACAAGAAGGTGAATGACGCTAAGGGGTTGATTAGAACGGTGAAGAAGAAGTTCCCTCCGAGTTTCTTGAGTGCGTGGAAGAAACTCGAGGAGGAACTCGGGCTGGATACGAAAACCGATGCCTCTTCGACTCCtgcttag
- the LOC108821594 gene encoding uncharacterized protein LOC108821594 yields MSPQTSYSYTKFDLEIWKRKEKMISQKKIVSSVICFLLLLLLPVAFSETTRNLKGISARAPTVQQIKNKHGAKEVIVDNGIFRVTFSSPQGLITGIKYNEIDNVLNPRLRARGYWDITWQRENILPKLDRIEGTNFRIIAQNEEQVEISFSRKWNGGSDHVPLDVDKRYIIRTNTSGIYTYGIFERQPEWPEVEMGLIRVAFKLNPDRFHYMVVADNRQRQMPTDDDRDIDSGRAKPLAYKEAVRLTHPHNKMFKNQVDDKYQYTCEVKDNKVHGWISTKSNVGFWLISPSSEYRSGGPVKQELTSHVGPTTLTTFISEHYVGSDMETRYKAGEAWKKVLGPVFVYLNSDSTGNNPQYSLWEDAKRQAEQEVEAWPYGFVASSDFPTRQERGTITGRLFVNDRFLTPAGSAYVGLAPPGEAGSWQTNTKGYQFWTQTNETGYFTIDNIRPGTYNLYGWVPGFIGDFTYQNQINVAAGSEISLDRVVFQPPRNGPTLWEIGLPDRTAREYFVPEPYKNTMNPLYINHTDKFRQYGLWQRYTELYPNHDLVYTIGVSNYSQDWFYAHVTRNIGSTYVPTTWQIVFELPYVNWRGSYTLQLALASAARANLQVRFNNENSRPFFSTGNIGRDNAIARHGIHGAYHLYSIDVPGSLLRTGTNTIYLRQSKALGPFEGLMYDYIRLEEPSTA; encoded by the coding sequence ATGTCTCCGCAGACATCTTATTCTTACACTAAATTCGATCTTGAGatttggaaaagaaaagaaaagatgattTCGCAGAAGAAGATAGTTTCATCGGTGATATGTTTCCTtctgttgcttcttcttccgGTAGCTTTTTCTGAGACGACAAGGAACTTAAAGGGAATAAGTGCAagagctccaacagtgcagcaGATAAAAAACAAACATGGCGCTAAAGAGGTGATAGTGGACAATGGAATTTTCAGAGTGACTTTCTCGAGTCCTCAAGGACTTATAACTGGGATCAAATACAACGAAATCGACAATGTTCTTAATCCACGTCTCCGAGCTCGAGGGTACTGGGACATAACATGGCAAAGAGAAAACATTCTCCCAAAATTGGATAGAATCGAAGGAACCAACTTCAGAATCATAGCTCAAAACGAAGAACAAGTGGAGATTTCTTTCTCTCGAAAGTGGAATGGTGGTTCCGATCATGTTCCATTAGACGTAGACAAGAGATATATTATACGCACAAATACATCAGGAATCTACACGTATGGGATTTTTGAGAGACAGCCCGAATGGCCAGAAGTGGAGATGGGTCTAATCCGAGTCGCGTTCAAACTCAACCCTGATAGATTCCATTACATGGTGGTGGCAGATAATCGGCAAAGACAAATGCCAACAGACGATGACCGTGACATCGACAGTGGCCGTGCCAAGCCCCTTGCTTACAAAGAGGCTGTACGATTGACTCATCCTCACAATAAAATGTTCAAAAACCAGGTGGACGATAAGTATCAGTACACATGTGAGGTCAAGGACAACAAGGTGCATGGTTGGATCTCGACCAAGTCCAACGTTGGTTTCTGGCTCATCTCACCGAGCAGCGAATACCGCTCTGGTGGACCGGTCAAACAGGAACTCACGTCTCACGTCGGTCCCACGACCCTCACGACCTTTATAAGCGAGCATTATGTTGGTTCGGACATGGAGACAAGGTACAAAGCTGGTGAAGCGTGGAAAAAGGTCTTGGGACCTGTTTTCGTTTACTTGAACTCTGATTCTACCGGCAATAATCCACAATATTCGTTATGGGAAGATGCTAAACGACAGGCTGAACAAGAAGTTGAAGCATGGCCGTACGGTTTTGTAGCGTCCTCTGACTTTCCAACTCGTCAAGAAAGAGGAACCATTACCGGTCGACTCTTTGTCAACGACAGATTCTTGACTCCGGCAGGATCTGCATACGTCGGTTTAGCACCACCAGGAGAAGCTGGTTCATGGCAGACAAATACTAAGGGATACCAATTTTGGACGCAAACCAACGAAACCGGCTATTTCACGATTGATAACATTAGACCGGGAACGTATAATCTATACGGTTGGGTTCCCGGTTTTATAGGAGACTTTACATACCAAAACCAAATCAACGTAGCTGCAGGTTCAGAGATAAGTCTTGATAGAGTTGTGTTCCAGCCTCCTAGGAATGGTCCAACATTGTGGGAGATTGGTTTACCGGACCGAACCGCCAGAGAATACTTTGTACCGGAACCATACAAGAATACAATGAATCCCTTATACATAAACCACACCGACAAGTTTAGGCAGTACGGGTTATGGCAACGTTACACAGAGTTATATCCAAATCATGATCTTGTCTACACAATTGGAGTTAGTAACTATAGTCAAGACTGGTTCTACGCTCATGTCACAAGGAACATTGGTTCGACCTATGTACCAACGACATGGCAGATCGTGTTTGAACTTCCATATGTGAACTGGCGAGGTAGCTACACATTGCAACTAGCTTTGGCCTCGGCTGCACGGGCTAACTTACAAGTACGGTTCAACAATGAAAACTCTAGGCCATTCTTCTCGACGGGTAACATCGGAAGAGATAATGCTATTGCAAGACATGGAATTCATGGAGCCTACCATCTTTATAGCATCGATGTGCCCGGAAGCTTACTAAGAACCGGGACCAACACAATCTATCTACGTCAGTCTAAAGCGTTGGGACCGTTTGAAGGTCTTATGTATGATTACATTCGTCTTGAAGAGCCTTCTACAGCTTAG